A region of Kribbella sp. NBC_01245 DNA encodes the following proteins:
- a CDS encoding zinc-binding dehydrogenase yields MLAAYAARFAPDDPISALEVGERPEPVAPEGWVTVDVKATALNHHDLWSLKGVGLSEDKLPMILGCDAAGFDADGNEVVVHAVISDPAWKGDETLDPRRSLLSERYQGTLAEKVVVPAQNVIAKPAGLSFEEAACLPTAWLTAYRMLFTQSGLKPGDTVLVQGAGGGVATALITLARTAGYRVWATSRDEAKRAKAVEIGAHDAFESGARLPDRVDAVMETVGQATWSHSLKSLRPGGTVVISGATSGQAPKSAELNRIFFLQMRIQGSTMGTRQELAGLLSFLANTGIKPHIDSVMPLKDAREGFARMNQGDVFGKVIFTV; encoded by the coding sequence ATGCTTGCTGCTTACGCTGCCAGGTTCGCTCCGGATGATCCGATCTCCGCGTTGGAGGTGGGGGAGCGGCCCGAGCCGGTCGCGCCCGAAGGCTGGGTGACCGTGGACGTGAAGGCCACCGCGCTGAACCACCATGACCTCTGGTCGCTCAAGGGTGTCGGGCTGTCCGAGGACAAGCTGCCGATGATCCTCGGTTGCGACGCGGCCGGGTTCGATGCCGACGGCAACGAGGTCGTCGTCCACGCGGTCATCTCGGATCCGGCGTGGAAGGGTGACGAGACGCTCGACCCGCGGCGGAGCCTGCTGAGCGAGCGCTACCAGGGCACGCTGGCGGAGAAGGTCGTCGTGCCCGCCCAGAACGTCATCGCCAAGCCCGCCGGCCTGAGCTTCGAGGAGGCCGCGTGCCTGCCGACGGCCTGGCTCACGGCATACCGGATGTTGTTCACGCAGTCGGGCCTGAAGCCGGGCGACACCGTGCTCGTGCAAGGCGCCGGCGGTGGAGTCGCGACGGCCCTGATCACGCTGGCGCGGACCGCCGGGTATCGCGTCTGGGCGACCAGCCGGGATGAGGCCAAGCGGGCGAAGGCGGTCGAGATCGGCGCGCACGACGCCTTCGAATCGGGCGCGCGGCTGCCGGATCGGGTGGACGCCGTGATGGAGACGGTCGGCCAGGCCACTTGGTCGCATTCGCTGAAGTCGCTCCGGCCGGGTGGCACCGTGGTGATCTCCGGCGCGACTAGTGGGCAGGCGCCGAAGTCGGCCGAGCTCAACCGGATCTTCTTCCTGCAGATGCGGATCCAGGGTTCGACCATGGGCACCCGTCAGGAGTTGGCCGGACTGTTGTCGTTCCTGGCCAATACCGGGATCAAGCCGCACATCGACTCGGTCATGCCGCTCAAGGACGCGCGCGAAGGCTTTGCCCGGATGAACCAGGGCGACGTCTTCGGCAAGGTCATCTTCACCGTCTGA
- a CDS encoding GNAT family N-acetyltransferase, producing MIVVRRAEPGDAEAGAYCHATCWREAYTGLADPEKLEAAVGDIPRRTERWKARLADGHVQWLAINPNPEAAVEDRVIGFSHPGPNRDEPPLTALELYAIYVRKAWWGSGLAERLMQAAIGNEPASLWVLEGNARAQAFYAKHGFVPDGMRVDEPFFGVPEIRMVRSGA from the coding sequence ATGATCGTTGTACGACGGGCAGAACCGGGTGATGCCGAGGCAGGCGCCTACTGCCATGCCACGTGCTGGCGAGAGGCGTACACGGGTCTTGCCGATCCAGAGAAGCTAGAGGCGGCAGTAGGCGACATACCCCGCCGTACCGAACGCTGGAAGGCACGCCTTGCTGACGGCCACGTGCAATGGCTGGCGATCAACCCGAACCCAGAGGCGGCCGTCGAGGACAGAGTCATCGGCTTCTCTCACCCCGGGCCTAACCGGGATGAGCCGCCACTGACGGCTCTAGAGCTCTACGCCATCTACGTCCGCAAGGCGTGGTGGGGGAGCGGTCTAGCCGAACGACTCATGCAGGCCGCTATAGGTAACGAGCCCGCCAGCCTTTGGGTGCTCGAGGGCAACGCGCGCGCTCAGGCGTTCTACGCCAAACATGGGTTCGTCCCGGATGGCATGCGAGTGGACGAGCCTTTCTTCGGCGTACCGGAGATCAGGATGGTCCGTTCCGGCGCGTGA
- a CDS encoding WhiB family transcriptional regulator, whose amino-acid sequence MRPTLTVIADPADRWMTKAACIGQAPAYDETASVWERRKAQSICLTACPVLEDCRAWARRTKFSGVAAGENFLYGRRRGRPGPAERRDEQQAS is encoded by the coding sequence ATGAGGCCTACCTTGACGGTGATCGCTGATCCCGCAGACCGCTGGATGACCAAGGCTGCGTGCATCGGCCAGGCGCCGGCGTACGACGAGACCGCGAGTGTGTGGGAGCGGCGGAAGGCACAGTCCATCTGCCTGACCGCCTGCCCAGTGCTGGAGGATTGCCGCGCCTGGGCGCGCCGGACCAAGTTCAGCGGTGTCGCCGCGGGGGAGAACTTCCTGTACGGACGCCGCCGCGGCCGCCCGGGCCCAGCGGAGCGCCGGGACGAGCAGCAGGCGAGCTAG
- a CDS encoding sodium:proton exchanger yields MFRAFRPVALCLALAIPAVVLRLTQLHPAPAISLLVFGLGVVAASFVLAWAAEAAEVDISGGLAIAVLALIAVLPEYAVDLYFAHTAGSNPEYVAYAAANMTGSNRLLLGLGWSVVVLVSLYIASKRSGRTVRALVLDSGYRRELGFLAIAAVVAFIIPISGQIHLVLGIALLAFFAFYLWRAATSGDDEDPELVGPAARIGALGTKQRRTLVIGMFVSAAAIILASAEPFAESLVASGRVLGVDEFLLVQWLAPLASETPEFLVAILFAWRGKGAAAIGLLISAKVNQWTLLVGSLPVAYGIGGGPASLALDSRQTEEFLLTATQTLLGIAVLLALRFPRWAAWTLLGLFAVQFAIPGQTGRYVLCGVYLVLAITALVHNRRHLIPTLVAPFRRDPAPAPAKQHQLV; encoded by the coding sequence GTGTTCAGAGCCTTCCGCCCCGTGGCACTCTGCCTCGCACTGGCCATTCCGGCCGTCGTGCTGAGGCTGACCCAGCTCCACCCGGCGCCGGCCATCTCCCTGCTGGTGTTCGGTCTCGGCGTGGTCGCCGCGTCCTTCGTGCTGGCCTGGGCCGCCGAGGCGGCGGAGGTCGACATCTCCGGCGGCCTGGCCATCGCGGTACTGGCCCTGATCGCGGTCCTGCCGGAGTATGCGGTGGACCTCTACTTCGCGCACACCGCCGGCAGCAATCCGGAGTACGTCGCCTACGCGGCCGCCAACATGACCGGCTCGAACCGGCTCCTGCTCGGCCTCGGCTGGTCCGTCGTCGTGCTGGTCAGCCTCTACATCGCAAGCAAGCGCAGCGGCCGGACCGTGCGGGCACTCGTGCTCGACTCGGGTTATCGCCGCGAGCTCGGCTTCCTCGCGATCGCCGCCGTGGTCGCGTTCATCATCCCGATCAGCGGCCAGATCCACCTAGTGCTGGGCATCGCGTTGCTCGCGTTCTTCGCGTTCTACCTCTGGCGCGCGGCGACCTCGGGCGACGACGAAGACCCCGAGCTGGTCGGCCCGGCCGCGCGGATCGGCGCCTTGGGCACCAAGCAGCGTCGGACGCTCGTGATCGGGATGTTCGTCAGCGCTGCCGCGATCATCCTGGCAAGCGCCGAGCCGTTCGCGGAGTCACTTGTGGCGAGTGGACGCGTCCTCGGCGTCGACGAGTTCCTGCTGGTGCAGTGGCTGGCCCCACTCGCCTCGGAGACTCCTGAGTTCCTGGTGGCCATCCTGTTCGCGTGGCGTGGCAAGGGCGCGGCAGCGATCGGACTACTCATCTCGGCCAAGGTGAACCAGTGGACGCTGCTAGTCGGCAGTCTGCCCGTCGCCTACGGCATTGGCGGCGGCCCGGCGTCACTGGCGCTCGACAGCCGCCAGACCGAGGAGTTCCTGCTCACGGCGACGCAGACCCTGCTGGGCATCGCCGTACTGCTTGCGCTTCGCTTCCCCCGCTGGGCGGCGTGGACCTTGCTGGGTCTCTTCGCCGTGCAGTTCGCCATCCCCGGTCAGACCGGGCGGTACGTGCTCTGCGGCGTCTACCTGGTCCTAGCGATCACTGCACTCGTGCATAACCGTCGCCACCTAATCCCCACGCTGGTGGCGCCGTTCCGCCGGGACCCCGCTCCTGCCCCGGCGAAACAGCACCAGCTCGTGTAA
- a CDS encoding ArsR/SmtB family transcription factor, with the protein MTEPTRAQLDAAASTFAMLSAPVRLHLVSLAAQGEYDVGTLAARVGVSIATASQHLGKLRLAGIITARRDGRRHIYTVDDPHVLTLVDQIFEHIAPDGTLAPDPPLRRKRPPSDPNDES; encoded by the coding sequence ATGACAGAACCGACCCGCGCCCAGCTCGATGCCGCCGCCAGCACGTTTGCCATGCTGTCGGCGCCAGTCCGCCTGCACCTGGTGTCCCTCGCGGCCCAGGGGGAGTACGACGTCGGCACGCTCGCCGCCCGGGTCGGCGTCAGTATCGCCACCGCCAGCCAGCACCTCGGCAAACTCCGCCTCGCCGGCATCATCACCGCCCGCCGCGACGGCCGCCGCCACATCTACACCGTCGACGACCCCCACGTACTCACCCTCGTCGACCAGATCTTCGAGCACATCGCCCCCGACGGCACCCTCGCCCCCGACCCACCCCTCCGCCGCAAACGCCCGCCCTCAGACCCAAACGACGAGTCGTAG
- a CDS encoding AAA family ATPase, with amino-acid sequence MPFETHPVRRVQAADGVSPGSEWPHTIPAVAQLLRDGLDLSPGVTFLVGENGAGKSTLVEAIAIAFGMSPEGGSTGARVSTRESESPLSGQIRLTRGAGGARWGFFLRAETMHGYYTYLEQNPGVYDPRFHELSHGEGFLEILRSRFDSPGLYCIDEPESALSFSSSLALVGVLSEMATGGAQVLCATHSPVVASVPGARILEVGEWGIRETTWDDLELVQNWKAFLQAPERYLRHIV; translated from the coding sequence GTGCCCTTCGAGACACATCCGGTACGTCGGGTGCAGGCGGCTGACGGCGTCTCACCCGGCTCGGAGTGGCCTCATACGATCCCGGCCGTCGCGCAGCTCTTGCGCGACGGCCTCGATCTTTCCCCCGGCGTCACGTTCCTGGTCGGCGAGAACGGCGCGGGCAAATCCACCTTGGTCGAGGCCATCGCGATCGCCTTCGGCATGTCGCCCGAGGGCGGATCGACCGGCGCGCGGGTGAGTACGCGTGAATCCGAGTCACCGCTGTCCGGGCAGATCCGGCTGACCCGTGGCGCTGGTGGCGCGCGGTGGGGGTTCTTCCTCCGGGCCGAGACGATGCACGGCTACTACACGTACCTCGAACAAAACCCGGGCGTGTACGACCCTCGGTTTCACGAGCTGAGCCACGGCGAGGGTTTTCTGGAGATCCTGCGCAGCCGGTTCGACAGCCCAGGCCTCTATTGCATCGACGAGCCCGAGTCGGCCCTCTCCTTCTCCTCCAGCCTCGCGTTGGTCGGCGTACTGAGCGAAATGGCAACCGGCGGCGCGCAAGTCCTCTGCGCCACCCACTCCCCCGTGGTCGCGTCCGTCCCCGGCGCCCGCATCCTCGAAGTCGGCGAGTGGGGCATCCGCGAAACGACCTGGGACGACCTAGAACTCGTCCAAAACTGGAAAGCGTTCCTTCAAGCGCCCGAACGCTACCTACGCCACATCGTCTGA
- a CDS encoding DUF6104 family protein has product MYFTDRGIEELESRRGEEDVTLAWVAERLREFVDLNPEFETPIERFATWLARLDDEDE; this is encoded by the coding sequence GTGTACTTCACCGACAGAGGGATCGAGGAGCTCGAGAGCCGGCGTGGCGAGGAAGACGTCACGCTGGCCTGGGTGGCCGAGAGGCTGCGCGAGTTCGTCGACCTGAACCCCGAGTTCGAAACGCCGATCGAGCGGTTCGCCACCTGGCTGGCCCGCCTGGACGACGAAGACGAGTAG
- a CDS encoding multifunctional oxoglutarate decarboxylase/oxoglutarate dehydrogenase thiamine pyrophosphate-binding subunit/dihydrolipoyllysine-residue succinyltransferase subunit, with the protein MATEPSETNPLAAFGANEWLVDEMYQKFLQDPNSVDRAWWEFFKGYTPDTGANRTTKGTSNDAPRPDAVSDNKTPEAPGRGTAPAAPASSIAATAQPVAPGSPAPAQPTTPTAPSQPTAVQPKAAQPTAGQPNAVPTAAPAAKAPATSPTTAAPAGSGSPTGGTVNQPPSAQPKSAPAQAEPERTILRGAPARTVQNMESSLEVPTATSVRQVPVKLMIDNRIVINNHLKRARGGKVSFTHMVGWALVKALKTLPEMNAYYEEVDGKPTVVKPAHINLGLAIDMQKPDGTRQLLVPSIKGADTMTFADFWMAYEDIVRRARDNKLALPDFQGTSISLTNPGTIGTQHSVPRLMKGQGAIVGVGAMEYPPAYQGAAEETMAKLAVSKVMTLTSTYDHRIIQGAQSGEFLRRLHKLLLGEEGFYDEIFQALRIPYEPIRWAQDLPHSHEEDVSKQARILELIHAYRVRGHIMADTDPLEYKQRSHPDLDVATHGLTLWDLDREFATGSFGAQSDRRFLKLREILGILRDSYCRTVGIEYMHIQDPEQRKWIQERVERPHTKPPREEQLRILAKLNEAEAFETFLQTKYVGQKRFSLEGGETTIPLLDEICEEAAGAGLDEVTIGMAHRGRLNVLANIVGKSYSQIFREFDGNIDPRTVQGSGDVKYHLGAEGEFVSEFGDKIKVSVAANPSHLETVDPVLEGITRAKQDILNQGAVFPVLPVLVHGDAAFAGQGVVAETLNLSQLRGYRTGGTIHVIVNNQVGFTTSPASSRSSMYCTDVARMVQAPIFHVNGDDPEACIRVADLAFEYRQAFNKDVVIDLVCYRRRGHNEGDDPSFTQPLMYDLIEQKRSVRKLYTESLIGRGDITVEEAEQVLRDFQQRLERVFTEVREAKSEPDTPPPYVTVPVYPDKPEGPDATATTPEVLKKIADAYTTLPEGFTAHPKVLPQLQRRAAAITQGPIDWGTAEIIGFGSLLLQGRPVRLAGQDSRRGTFSQRFATIIDRVTGQDYTPLQHLDEGQENFYVYDSLLSEYAALGFEYGYSVARPEALVLWEAQFGDFVNGAQSIIDEYISSGEAKWGQKSGVVLLLPHGYEGQGPDHSSARIERFLTLCAEDAMTVAQPSTPASYFHLLRRHSLGEEHHPLIIFTPKQLLRLKAATSQPEEFTRGAFQPIIGDTETSTDPAVASGVERVLLSSGRVAWDLFAERKKVEPDKLSTAIVRVEQLYPLPVAEIQAELAKYPNLQEIRWVQDEPANQGPWPFMALNLTQHLGGKPFYRVSRTDMSATSVGSHSVHTAEQSTLLKQAFS; encoded by the coding sequence GTGGCCACCGAGCCATCAGAAACGAACCCGCTTGCAGCCTTCGGCGCGAACGAATGGCTGGTCGACGAGATGTACCAGAAGTTCCTCCAGGATCCGAACTCGGTGGACAGGGCCTGGTGGGAATTCTTCAAGGGGTACACCCCGGATACCGGTGCGAACCGGACGACCAAGGGCACTTCCAACGACGCCCCGCGCCCGGATGCCGTTTCCGACAACAAGACGCCCGAGGCGCCCGGCCGTGGTACGGCTCCGGCCGCGCCCGCGTCGAGCATTGCCGCCACCGCGCAGCCGGTAGCTCCGGGTTCTCCCGCACCGGCCCAGCCAACGACGCCGACGGCGCCGAGCCAGCCGACCGCCGTACAGCCCAAGGCCGCGCAGCCGACCGCCGGGCAGCCCAACGCCGTACCCACCGCGGCCCCGGCCGCGAAAGCACCAGCAACTTCCCCGACCACAGCAGCACCTGCCGGTAGCGGCAGCCCGACCGGAGGCACGGTGAACCAGCCGCCCAGCGCGCAACCCAAGTCCGCACCCGCCCAGGCAGAGCCCGAGCGGACGATTCTGCGCGGTGCCCCCGCGCGGACCGTGCAGAACATGGAGTCGAGCCTCGAGGTCCCGACGGCCACCAGCGTCCGGCAGGTGCCGGTCAAGCTGATGATCGACAACCGGATCGTGATCAACAACCACCTCAAGCGCGCGCGGGGTGGCAAGGTCTCGTTCACCCACATGGTCGGCTGGGCTCTGGTCAAGGCGCTCAAGACGCTGCCCGAGATGAACGCGTACTACGAAGAGGTCGACGGCAAGCCGACGGTGGTGAAGCCGGCCCACATCAACCTCGGCCTGGCCATCGACATGCAGAAGCCCGACGGCACCCGGCAGCTGCTGGTGCCGTCGATCAAGGGCGCCGACACGATGACCTTCGCCGACTTCTGGATGGCGTATGAGGACATCGTGCGCCGGGCCCGCGACAACAAGCTCGCGCTGCCGGACTTCCAGGGCACGTCGATCAGCCTGACCAACCCCGGCACCATCGGCACCCAGCACTCCGTGCCGCGGCTGATGAAGGGCCAGGGCGCGATCGTCGGCGTCGGCGCCATGGAGTACCCCCCGGCGTACCAGGGGGCGGCCGAGGAGACGATGGCCAAGCTCGCGGTCAGCAAAGTGATGACGCTGACCTCGACGTACGACCACCGCATCATCCAGGGCGCCCAGTCGGGTGAGTTCCTGCGCCGGCTGCACAAGCTGCTGCTCGGCGAGGAGGGTTTCTACGACGAGATCTTCCAGGCGCTGCGGATCCCGTATGAGCCGATCCGCTGGGCCCAGGACCTGCCGCACAGCCACGAGGAGGACGTCTCCAAGCAGGCGCGCATCCTCGAGCTGATCCACGCCTACCGGGTGCGCGGCCACATCATGGCCGACACCGACCCGCTGGAGTACAAGCAGCGCAGCCACCCGGACCTGGACGTCGCCACGCACGGTCTGACCCTGTGGGACCTGGACCGTGAGTTCGCGACCGGGTCGTTCGGTGCGCAGAGCGATCGCCGCTTCCTCAAGCTGCGCGAGATCCTCGGCATCCTGCGCGACTCGTACTGCCGCACGGTCGGTATCGAGTACATGCACATCCAGGACCCGGAACAGCGCAAGTGGATCCAGGAGCGGGTCGAGCGGCCGCACACCAAGCCGCCGCGCGAAGAGCAGCTCCGCATCCTCGCCAAGCTGAACGAGGCCGAGGCGTTCGAGACCTTCCTGCAGACGAAGTACGTCGGCCAGAAGCGCTTCTCGCTCGAAGGTGGCGAGACGACCATCCCGCTGCTGGACGAGATCTGCGAAGAGGCCGCTGGTGCCGGGCTCGACGAGGTCACCATCGGCATGGCCCACCGCGGCCGGCTGAACGTGCTGGCCAACATCGTCGGCAAGTCGTACAGCCAGATCTTCCGCGAGTTCGACGGCAACATCGACCCGCGCACGGTCCAGGGCTCGGGTGACGTGAAGTACCACCTGGGCGCCGAGGGCGAGTTCGTGTCCGAGTTCGGCGACAAGATCAAGGTGTCGGTCGCGGCGAACCCGTCCCACCTGGAGACCGTCGACCCGGTCCTGGAGGGCATCACCCGCGCCAAGCAGGACATCCTGAACCAGGGCGCGGTCTTCCCGGTCCTGCCGGTGCTGGTCCACGGTGACGCGGCCTTCGCCGGCCAGGGCGTCGTCGCGGAGACGCTGAACCTGTCGCAGCTGCGCGGTTACCGCACCGGCGGCACGATCCACGTCATCGTCAACAACCAGGTCGGCTTCACCACCTCGCCGGCCTCGTCGCGTTCGTCCATGTACTGCACGGACGTCGCGCGGATGGTGCAGGCGCCGATCTTCCACGTGAACGGCGACGACCCCGAGGCCTGCATCCGGGTCGCGGATCTCGCCTTCGAGTACCGCCAGGCGTTCAACAAGGACGTCGTCATCGACCTGGTCTGCTACCGCCGTCGCGGCCACAACGAGGGCGACGACCCGAGCTTCACCCAGCCGTTGATGTACGACCTGATCGAGCAGAAGCGTTCGGTGCGCAAGCTCTACACCGAGTCCCTGATCGGCCGTGGCGACATCACCGTCGAGGAGGCCGAGCAGGTTCTGCGCGACTTCCAGCAGCGGCTGGAGCGGGTCTTCACCGAGGTGCGCGAGGCCAAGTCCGAGCCGGACACGCCGCCGCCGTACGTGACGGTGCCGGTCTACCCGGACAAGCCCGAGGGTCCGGACGCGACCGCGACCACGCCGGAGGTGCTGAAGAAGATCGCCGACGCGTACACCACGCTGCCGGAGGGCTTCACCGCGCACCCGAAGGTGCTGCCGCAGCTGCAGCGCCGGGCCGCCGCGATCACGCAAGGCCCGATCGACTGGGGTACGGCGGAGATCATCGGCTTCGGTTCGCTGCTGCTGCAGGGCCGTCCGGTCCGGCTCGCCGGTCAGGACAGCCGCCGCGGCACGTTCTCGCAGCGGTTCGCGACGATCATCGACCGGGTCACCGGTCAGGACTACACGCCGCTGCAGCACCTCGACGAGGGCCAGGAGAACTTCTACGTCTACGACTCGCTGCTCAGCGAGTACGCCGCGCTCGGTTTCGAGTACGGCTACTCGGTGGCGCGTCCGGAGGCGCTGGTGCTCTGGGAGGCGCAGTTCGGTGACTTCGTGAACGGCGCGCAGAGCATCATCGACGAGTACATCTCGTCCGGTGAGGCGAAGTGGGGCCAGAAGTCCGGGGTCGTGCTGCTGCTGCCGCACGGTTACGAGGGGCAGGGCCCGGACCACAGCTCGGCCCGGATTGAGCGCTTCCTCACGCTCTGCGCCGAGGACGCGATGACCGTCGCGCAGCCGTCGACCCCCGCGTCGTACTTCCACCTGCTGCGGCGCCACTCGCTCGGCGAGGAGCACCACCCGCTGATCATCTTCACGCCGAAGCAGCTGCTCCGGCTCAAGGCGGCCACCTCGCAGCCCGAGGAGTTCACTCGGGGTGCGTTCCAGCCGATCATCGGCGACACCGAGACGTCCACCGATCCCGCGGTCGCGAGTGGTGTCGAGCGGGTGCTGCTGTCATCCGGCCGCGTCGCCTGGGACCTGTTCGCCGAGCGCAAGAAGGTCGAGCCGGACAAGCTCAGCACCGCGATCGTCCGGGTCGAGCAGCTCTACCCGCTGCCGGTGGCCGAGATCCAGGCGGAGCTCGCCAAGTACCCGAACCTGCAGGAGATCCGCTGGGTTCAGGACGAGCCGGCCAACCAGGGCCCGTGGCCGTTCATGGCGCTGAACCTGACCCAGCACCTCGGTGGCAAGCCGTTCTACCGGGTGTCGCGGACGGACATGTCCGCGACGTCCGTCGGTTCGCACAGTGTGCACACCGCCGAGCAGTCCACGCTGCTGAAGCAGGCCTTCAGCTGA
- a CDS encoding DUF3052 domain-containing protein: protein MTSGYSGKPLAAKLGVKPGQTVWLDNAPPGFAIEGLPDGAQTAESADTREYDIVLAFCPDRARLAGRLPVLLERTTTAGMIWVAWPKRSSGVATDLNENGVRELALPLGVVDVKVCAIDGTWSGLKLVRRLVNR from the coding sequence ATGACCAGTGGGTATTCCGGGAAGCCGCTTGCCGCGAAGCTTGGGGTCAAACCGGGGCAGACGGTATGGCTCGACAACGCGCCACCCGGGTTCGCGATCGAGGGCCTGCCGGACGGCGCGCAGACCGCCGAAAGCGCGGACACCCGGGAGTACGACATAGTGCTGGCGTTCTGCCCGGATCGGGCTCGGCTGGCCGGCCGGTTGCCCGTGCTGCTCGAGCGTACGACCACGGCCGGGATGATCTGGGTCGCGTGGCCGAAGCGATCGTCAGGGGTCGCGACCGACCTCAACGAGAACGGCGTCCGGGAGCTGGCGCTGCCACTGGGCGTCGTGGACGTGAAGGTGTGCGCGATCGATGGCACCTGGTCAGGGCTGAAGCTGGTCCGCCGGTTGGTCAACCGGTGA
- a CDS encoding FadR/GntR family transcriptional regulator, with the protein MALTDEAIVKIKSMITSGELGPGDRLPKEADLAARLGLSRNSLREAVKALTLVNVLDVRHGDGTYVTSLDSAHLLDALSFMVDLHQDDSVLQFFEVRRLLEPGVAALAAGRITPEELTNLRELTSSLTAEADVDDLVANDLRFHRAIAEATGNAVVCSLLDGVSGATQRARVWRGITQSGAVERTLAEHNAILDALEAGDADAARAWMTAHIVGVETWLRKAATSD; encoded by the coding sequence ATGGCGCTGACTGACGAGGCGATCGTCAAGATCAAGTCGATGATCACTTCCGGGGAGCTGGGACCAGGGGACCGGTTGCCCAAGGAAGCGGATCTGGCTGCCCGGCTCGGGTTGTCGCGCAATTCGCTGCGCGAGGCGGTCAAGGCGCTGACGCTGGTCAACGTGCTGGACGTGCGGCACGGCGACGGCACCTATGTCACCAGTCTCGACTCGGCGCATCTGCTCGACGCCTTGAGCTTCATGGTCGACCTGCACCAGGACGATTCGGTCCTGCAGTTCTTCGAGGTACGACGCCTGCTCGAGCCTGGCGTCGCGGCGCTCGCGGCCGGGCGGATCACCCCGGAGGAGCTCACCAACCTGCGTGAGCTGACGAGCTCGCTCACGGCGGAAGCGGACGTCGACGACCTCGTCGCCAACGACCTGCGCTTCCATCGGGCCATCGCCGAGGCCACTGGCAACGCCGTCGTCTGTTCGCTGCTGGACGGCGTCTCGGGTGCCACTCAACGGGCGCGGGTCTGGCGCGGGATCACCCAGTCCGGCGCGGTCGAGCGGACGCTCGCGGAGCACAACGCCATTCTCGACGCGCTCGAAGCCGGTGACGCCGACGCGGCTCGCGCGTGGATGACCGCGCACATCGTCGGGGTCGAGACCTGGCTGCGCAAGGCCGCCACGTCCGACTGA